The Hippoglossus hippoglossus isolate fHipHip1 chromosome 21, fHipHip1.pri, whole genome shotgun sequence genomic sequence cattctttgttttttaaatgttaatgagaGAAGTTCAAACTGGTCTGCAGTGCAGGTTGTTTCTTATTGCAGCTGAAGGTTGTTGATGAGGAGCTCACCTGTTCTTTGACCTCTATGCTGTGCTCTGCTTCCAGGATGAGGGTCACCGCCTGCATGATCTGCTTCCCGTGAGAACTCATGATCTGGTCGATGTGCTGACGacaccagaggagaggagagggtcaGTGTGCAAGCTGCTGGCTTTTCTCTCATTTGTAAAGAATTCATGCAGATTCAGCACATTCATGAATATTCAAATCTACAGAGCAGGTGAGAAGGTGTGAAGCTTCGAGGTTGGAGCTGAGGTGAGTTAATGCATCTTAAGTGTGACATCAGGGGAATCTATATATgatttgcataatcctgctaatgaATGAACgaacaaacataacctccttttgTAAAAGTAGAACTCATGGCAGAGCGGTTGTGTTGGATCTGAAACATGTGTCAGTGCAACAAGTGCTTCTTAGCTCCTGCAGGTCTTTTCTAGAAGGCCTTTTTCTACGAGTTTAATTTGGACAACAAACACTGGACCAGTCACTGATTCACTCTGTTCCGTCTACACTGTCGGTGCAGATGTTTGAGGCTGAAGGTAAATTGGCTGTTACTTGCTTTGAGCCTGTGATCAAGTCTCACCGGGCGCGTTGAAAGCAGATTGCGCAGCAGACCGAGGGTCTTCATCAGCACGTTGGTGTCGGGGTCGGACAGCAGGCGGAACAACTGCTCTGTCCCCAGACACCGGACGATCTCCACCTTCACCTTCTGATCGGCCTGAAACGCCATGTTCTAAACACACAGACGCTTTGTCATGAAATAATCAGGCTGTAAAGATTTAATCATAAAACACAACTGTATCTGTCCCCATTTAAACATGACACAGTGGGTAGAGAGTTGTTTCTAATGAAAGCAAGTCTCAAATTCAATTTCCACTTGGTCCCTAAACGTGTAAAAGGAGGCTGTGGAGAAAATACTTCTTAATAAACCTTCTTACCATCAGGGCCCAGATCCCATTGACTCTCAGTGCAGGACTGTCACTCTGGGTCAGACTGCATAGTAACTCAATTACCCCCGACTCCAGGATCGGCtgcagatgaacagaaacaaacggTCTCAATATTAAACCTGCAATAACTGATCTGTTTTGGCCACACGGGGGCAGTGGAAACACATTATTTACACATCATGTTCTGAGTTGATGTGGTGAACTTGTTGCAGCAGCTTTTTACAGCTGAGAAAACAGCACAATGACATCAGTGAGAGGGAAGGAGTGAAGTTGTgatgcacacagatgcacaatgAGCTGAAAGTCACGATAAagcttgatgtgtgtgtgtgtgtgtgtgtgtgtgtgtgtgtacgtgtgtgcacCTCTTTGCTGGGTGAGAACTCCAACAGTAGATTGCATAGTGTTGAGGAGGCCATGACCAGGACTTCATCTGGGGCGTTCTGCAGCagctacaaaacaaaaaacacacagcgtTAGTTGATATGTTGATTATTTTCACACCCCAGGTTACATCCAGCCGGAGAACTGGTACTTCAATGAGTCACGTGACTCAAATCTGAATAGAGCTTTTTCTTTAACCCTAAATAGATGTACGTGTTCATTGGACTTCTCCACTGACCTTCATGAGGGGTTTCCACACCGCGTGGTCGTGGAAGCTGGtcctcagctgctgcactgaTCGTGAAAGACTGTGAAGACACCTGCAGAAAATACATCAATTAATAAAACTGTTCTAATCAGCAGCCCTTGAATATCCTTTTCACTAAAAGTTTGTTCACTTTGTTTCACGAACATTTGTTTCAGGAGAATTGGGAAATGTCATGTAATCATCATCATATCGTACCTGACAGCTGCCAAGCGGACCTTAATGCTGGATTCTGAAAGGCCACTGACTATCCTGTCCATCATGTTCTCCGTCTCTGTGATCTGGATGAGAACAGAAGGGGGTGGGTTAGTTAACACGTACGCATGAAATGATACTGTTGATGcatcaacacaaatacacccaGAGAAAGGTCACCTTTTTACGGATGTCCTCGTCGTTTGAGCCGAGCGAGGCGTAGagtttgaaagcagcttgtcTCAGCTCGTGTGCGTGTTTCAGGTCATGATCCAGCTGCAGGTGACAGAGTGGACAGAAAGTGAGGTTTATCATTTAGTAGTTGCCGGGAAAACCGCTGAAGCAAATAATTACACCAAGCAGTGAAGCTAATTCAGATTGTAATCACTTGTTGATTGTCTTTGCTTCGAGCATCGGGTACTTGTCCGATCTGTTTAGGACCAAATACTTGAAAATCAAATGATGCTTCAGCCTCAGCTATAGTTTGTGTTTACTGCTCAtcagctaatgttagcatgctaacaaacCAAACTAAGACAGTGACTGACCCTCTTGATGTCCGTGATGGCGGACACAGAGCTGGGGTATTTAAAGTAGTCGGCCAACATGGCCACCAGGTGGTCGGTGGTGCTGGCgatcctctgcagctccacatcgGGCTCCATCAGGTAGGCCAGCGTCTCTGcaccctccaccctctcctcGAGCAAATGCTCTTTACTACACATCCGCACCAAGCAGGGCAGTGTCTGGGTGAGAGACAGAGTCATATTTACAGTAACTCAAAAAGTGTCactaatattattatataattatgatAATATATAGGTGTCAGGAAATCCAACCTTTAGGACGATGCAGCTGTCATCTGTCCTAATTGCTCCCGCTCGACACATGTACGTTAAACTGAGACAAAAGGAAGATTTCACATTTAAGTTTATACAGGAAATACAGTCACATATTATTAATGGATAATAATTCATATGGGTCTAAGTCACTTACCATTTGGCCGCTGTTAGCTGCATTTCAATGGGTTGATCCCTTTGCATCATTCTGACAAATACCTGAGAGAGCAGCTCCCCATCCACCAGCACTGAGGGACAAACAGATACATGGGTTGAAAAGTGAAGTTCATGAGAACAGACAGAAATAGAAGAGACGAGATGAGACgaggagagacaagaagagacgAGAAGACACTTCCTCACCATTCACCAGTGTCATGGAGACCTGAGTGTTCTCATAGGCCAGGACTGAGAAACACTTTAACGCCTGCATGCGGACCTGCAGAGACAGTGAGGTTGGAGAAGACGACACAAAGAGGAATCTCAGTATGTACGAGGTTTTATCATAAACTGTCTAATACTGTTCACACACTCAGGGGCGGCCATGTACCTTATAAGAGGGTGAGATAAGGAGAGGGGCGATGTTCTGGATGGCACCGTGGTTGAAAAGAACCGTCTGGTGCTCCGGggtctgcagacacacaaacatatgaaCAACTACAACAATCGCAGTCTGGCTTCATGTGCGCAGGACTCCACAGTGTTTGACCAAATACCAACAAATACCTTACAACAGTGGGAGAAGATCTGTGTGATGTACTCCTGGGTTCTCTGTGAGCGGCTCAGTAGAGACATTAGATGGGGAATCACAGTGGGGTCCTAGAAAGACAGAATGAATCATAACATGTGGCTGCAGAAGGGGCTGCTGCTCATTAAAGTTACATCGGCTTGTTTTAAATCTACATTAATCAGTATTAGTGATATTATCATTGAAATGTCTGTATATACACTATACTAAATAAAatactatatataatatttcagaTTGTTGAAGTGCCATCTTTTCTGCTCAAGAGGACAAATGAATGTGAGACTAGACTGTTAAGTGTACAAACTGGCAACTGTATAAGTGAAGCTCTTGCTAATCAGAAAAGTTTTGCACACAATCACATTGTTGCTCATGTGTTCAGCAGGTGAACCTTTGTCCAGACGACCTACAGTGTAGAGCAGCTGCACAGGAGTGACCGGACTGATGAAGACCGTTCTCAGGCATCGAAGACACGCTTCAATGAAGATCAGGTCTGGACACAAGAGACCTGtgagcacaaaacacaaaggatTGTTTAGACCTGGGTCACCGAGGATGTTGCCTCCTGCAGATTGTGAAGGAGTGTCCGCCCCAACCTTGGAGAAGGGCGGGGATGATGTGACAGTCCACCAGGGACTTGATGTTGTTCTCGGTGCCCATGGCCAAGCTGCCCAGCACCACGGCGCACTCGGTCCGCAGCTCCAGACTGGACGAGCTCTGCTGGAGAAGGTATAGTAACCTGGAAACAATGAAGAAACACAGATATTAACACAAGATAGTAAATTACATTGTGTACTTTTGATAGTTCTGTATTTTGATTCTGTCTCATAGGGTCAGAAAGTgtggagcagaaagagagatggtAAGAACTGAACAATCGTGCAGGGACAAACCTCGGCACAGCTCCGAGGACGATCAGATTGGCTTTCTGCTTGTTGTTTCCAATCACAGCATTCTTCATGTCACTGTGAAACCAGACGTGGGCACACACATGAAAGGTCCCTTCTTCGTAATGTCTTTGAAGCAACTGTGACAAATGTGCATCACTAGAATAACAAAACTTTAAGGGTTGATATGGTAACGCTGCAGACCACAGCCTGTAACATACGGTAGGTTTCTTTTCAAATTACAGTGTAGCAGCATCTCAGTACAAGTACAACACATACggataaaaacacatgcagacaacTTCACAAAGATTTGTAGTAGGAACAATCCTAAGGGAGGCTGTGACGTACAAACCATGATTGATTGGTATTAGGAGCTCAAAGTGTTTTAAGAAAACATcaccacaccagcagcagcagcagctctgactgttgacacaaggcaggttaGCGCCACGCATTCATGCTGCTGCCATCAAATTCTGACCCCACCAGCTTTAGCCTTAGCACAAATCAAGACTCGTCAGACCAGGCTTTGTTCTCTAGTCTTCAAAATACCAGTTTTGTCGAGCCTCTGCACTGCAGTCTTAGATTTTATTCATCTGTCCACCTCAAGGTGCAATCTGCAAAACTGTTGCTCACTGGATGTTTGATGTGAATATTAACTGAAGCTAAAGGAAAGATTTTGCAGGATTATGTGCATTGTACTGCAGCCACATGCGTGTTAAACGGGATATCTGCATGGATAAGCAGGTGTaaaggtgttcctaataaagtgctagAGGGAGAATATGTATTGGTAAATAAGAATGAGTCTGTTCATTTGTGTTCACTGCATTTTCCACCCAGTCTTTCTCCTGCACTGCAAGCGCCCTAGATGATATCAAATAGCAGGTGAGTGGGGCTAGTGGAAAAGTACAGCTGTAGCAGGCAGGCGAGTCCGTCAGGTGTTCAGCTAGTGGAGTGGTGCAAGTCGTAACCTAAGCTAGTCTCCTTAGAAGTTAAAAATAACTATGTAATAGTCAGAGTCTAGGTCAGTGCAATCgagacagagagtgaaagtgaacggaggggggggggggagcgagatAGAAATGCATTTTGAAATAGGCCGTCACATGAAAGAAGTAAACACAGAGGTCATGGCcctgcagcaacaacaccaTCAGTAATGTCGTCCACAGAATAACTTCAATGTGCGACATTCAAAGAGGTTATTTTAATCCACCACCTACAGCAACACCAGCTGatttcatgaaaataaataaatgcatcgGCTGAATAAAGTCCACAGTCCTCCAGTAAACCAGATGGTGAAATAGCTAAAAGGAGAGGCAGCCATTTACTGCCAACCAGAGCAGTCTTTGAATATCATATCCCTGCATGCACAAGGGAGGACAATGTTTAAGTAGGTATTAAATCAGCAGGACTTACATGACTCCCTGCAGCACTTTCTGTGGGTCGGGGTCGAACAGTCGGTCAACATAATGGCGACTAGTGGCGGTGACTTCCTGCACGAGGGCAAATGTAACACACAAgggacaaaatgacaaaaaccaTCTGTACTTTGCTCTGTGTCTTTGTACAGTGCACGTGTTTGAATTGTTTCACATTTCAAGGGGGtgagggtttgagtccacaaaacacttgtggagtttcaggggtaaacagtgttgcagccaaaccAAAAAGTAAAAGGTCTTCaaacatacaatataaataaaatgcctccatactgcaccacaggagcagcatggaggcatttaGAGATGTTTCACGTTTGAAGAATCAATCACCATttacatagtggtgagtagataatgacgTAGTTTTCATTTTGTAGTGATCTATCCATTTAAGTTCTCCAAAAACAAATGCTCCATTCATTGATTAGTGATTATTTAACTCAAGTATAATGGAAAGTTGCCGACAGACCGTCACCGGGACGTGTTGCACGTGGCCCCCAGTGGCTGCGCATGACGACACCAGACAACTTTGTTTATCACCGAGCGCTTGGACCAGAACTTTCCACATGACCCCCAGAGGAGCAGCCCTCACCCGGCGGACACCACGCCGAGGCTGCCGGTGCCAACACGGTGCTCAGCACATTCTGTACCTGCCTTTATCCACTAACTTCCATGTGCACGGATCAGCTTCACAGTTAATACACAAAACAAGGGAGCTGGTAAATGCACAAATAAACGATGAGACACTGTAAACAGTCTCCTTTCTGCATGTGGGGGCGTTTTACCGTTTTACCGATCAATTTCTAATCGATTTTCATGCTAACTTCTGCCAAGTTGCCCCTCACGACCCCCGTCGGCTGCCGGGATAAcgagcacaaacacagggacTAGAAGTGAGACGTCCGGCTGCTGGCAGAGCTTTGCCCTGGGAAAACTCCCGGAGGAAACCAGTGAGTGGTTAGCTTCGCTAGCTTAACCACAGGCTGGTGGtgaagctaacgttagctagctaaACTACGCTAAGTTTGCTGTGTAATTCACGAGCCACAGGGACGCGAGTAGAATAATAAGATCACCGGGAGGGTGGAATAAAAAGACCACATCTGTAACTTATCTTCTACTGATGCGTGATTCActcggggtgtgtgtgtttggattatAGCAGCGGCAGCGCTGTCACTTAGCACTTAGCTGCTAACTCATTCCGAGTGACACTTGACAGCTACTTCTTTCGCTCGATTTGTGTCACTGTACACACCGGCGGGGCGGGCGGGCATTAACCACGCGCATCCCCTCGCTGTATCCGGAGCGTTCCCGCCCGCCCGGGTGAGGCCGGGGTGGAAAACAGGTCAACGCACGCTACGTAGGCGCGCCGCTCCACAGTGCTACATGTTGCAAAGCCCCTGAGTTAGCTTGATGCTAACAGAGGACACACACCTCCGCGGTTTGACCGATGAGATTAAATGAACCCCCCCCTGCGGCTGCGGTTAGCACGATGCTAACGCGGCTGCGGCGGTGACACTCACAGACAGCACGCTGATGCGGAGAGGGGCCTCCAGCAAACACGCCATCTCTCTTCCCCCGATCGAGCGCCCCAATCGGCGCAGCACCGTGCAGACACTCCGCCCCCCAGAGCAGCTGTGAGCGGCTCCTCAAAAAAGTGAGTGCGGCTCGGTCCCGGAGCTCCGGGGTCAGGCTGGGAGGAGAACCGGGTGTCGGGCTCCGGTGCGAGCGGGAGCTGTGGCTTCCAGCCGCGGGGAAACGAGACGAAAACACGGGGAGCTAATTCAGagagctgctcacacactgGGTTTATCCATCAGGTAAATGTTGTTTATAACTGTGACGTCTCCCGGAGCCTGTTTCGACACAATAACTCGAcccacacagaaatacaaatataaacatgtatcTGGTGATGGATGATGACAAACTTCCtattaaaacacaataataaagataataatcGTGTTTTGTCTGTGGAAACTTGTGTCCTTCAACCTTCAATTCGTGAAAATATGGATTTCATAGCTTCATTTTTCTAATTCCACAATGAATTCAACACGAGTGGGTGTTGTTGTTTACAACAATTTGTTTATAAAGTCAtggagacaaaacaacacaaacattaataaaaaaataacatataatAAACAAGATCCATTGAAAACCAGCTAAAATTAGGTTCTGTGTATAATTAGTTCTaagcaatgatttaaaaacaggtgaAGTGACGccactgtatttatttactacacaacatgtaaatataaatcaaaatcaattagatatatttaattttctttggaCGAATCTGCTGCCGAGGATCCCTTTTGATATTTACTTAAGCCGGTGACGTTTTGCGCATGCGCATAAGGCGACGGACGCGAGGTGGGAAAATTCATGTGTGTGAAAGCAGCGAAAACATGATTTTTAGATCCAGTCTGTGAGTTCACGGCTCTTTACAGTAGAAACACACGTTCCCCAGCTCGTCATCCTCCACTGTAAGTGttcaccgtgtgtgtgtctgtgtgtgtgtctgttgtgttgtgctcCGACTGGGAGGTGTGACGTTGTGGTGCCTTCTATTAGCCTAGCTTGCTGCTGCATGTTGTGTAGAAGTCACTCACACTTCGCTGCGAACACACGTGATTAAATACGAACTACAGCTCTTGTTGACACACAATGCTAATGCTAGGTGGGTGTAGCACCGACTCCATGTGTCCAGGCTTCACTGGGTGGGAACACgtttttcaaataaaactaCATCTCCCAACAAGACACAACACGAGCTGCGTCTCTGCTAATCCGTGTGTGTGAAGTGGTGTTCGTGTTGTTTCAGGATCTTTGGGTTCTCAGTGTGTCACAGGGGcgttcactcattcactcattcactcattatAAGACAACAAATAAgacaatgtaaaataatatagtttcagtttctttcttcaTGCACCAAGATTCAGTTTTTGCTGTTGAGACAAATATTTTTCATGAATCAACAGATGTATGAGAAATAGCTTTCCTACTTACAgctttacattttaacaatcATCATTTCCAATAATAAATTAACTTAATCATCCATAAACTTAACTTTTTGACTGCTACATTAATGTTCTGCTGTCAGTTGGGCTGCAACTAACGACAACAATCAACAATCCAAAGATACTTCATTTAATATCATAGAAGAGCATAAAATATTGAGATTGAAGCTGTTAGAACAGAAAACCTTTGTTATTCCTGCCTGAATAAATAACCACAATAAGTATTTGGTTATCAAAGTAGTTGCTGAGAAACTTGTCGGTCGACTAATGGATTAGTTTTTGCAGCTCTGTCATTACTaacaacatcagcagcagtgttGTATACTTGTTCCCTGACTGATCATCAGAAGATAACCTTTAAACAGCaggtctctgtgtctctgtgtctctgtgtggagcAGAGAATACAAACCAAGCCtcactgtgaatgtgacttCCTCTGTGAACCTGCAGCTCACCTGTCTACACCATGAAGATCGCAGTAGAAGGCTGTTGCCATGGGGAGCTCGACAAGATCTATGAGACCATCGCCTACCTGGAGAAGAAGGAAGGGGTGACGGTGGACCTGCTGCTTTGCTGTGGCGACTTCCAGGCTGTGCGAAACGAGGGAGACATGAAGTGCATGGCAGTGCCGGCCAAGTACAGAACGATGCAAACCTTCTACAAGTCAgttctttttgttatttaagtTTCAAAAAGTGTAAGATATGAGTGAGAGCGTTTAAAACTTGAGGGTCACTGTCTGTTGCAGATACTACTCTGGAGAGAAGAAGGCTCCAGTTCTCACCATCTTCATCGGAGGGAACCACGAGGCTTCCAACCACATGCAGGAGCTTTCTTACGGGGGCTGGGTGGCACCAAACATTTATTATCTGGGTAGGAACCAGTCCATTAAATTCAGTGTCTGCATATCGGTGGATTCCCAGGTTTTAATTGGACCGTATGTTGCTAGGTTACGCTGGTGTTATTCGCTACAGAGGGATTCGAATCGGTGGCTTATCGGGAATCTTCAAATCACGTGACTACAGGAAAGGTGAGTTTTGTTTTACCGTCTGAATGATTTAAGTCACATCAAACATTGTACATGAAGCTGGACGACGGGACAACTCCCCAAAGTCATTTTAggttatcacactgatgtatgttcaggtttggttttaatgataTGATGATGCCTGCTCTTTCAGGTCATCATGAATTCCCTCCGTACAACCCTGATACTCTACGAAGTGTGTATCACATCCGAAACATCGAGGTGTTCAGATTAAAACAGGTAAATAGAGTTTCATCTTCTTCTCGTGTGCAGTGCTCACAAAGATCATCCCTGTATTTATCTAAAcggtgtgttttgtttcatttgccACTAAGATCCAGATGCCCATGGACATCTTCCTGAGCCACGACTGGCCTCGAGGAATCTACTACTACGGCAGCGTAGGGGAGCTGCTGCGCAAGAAGAAGTTTCTGCGTCAGGAGGTGGAGTCAAACACTCTGGGAAGTCCTGCGGCGGAGGAGCTCATGTCTCACCTCCAGCCTAACTACTGGTTCTCTGCTCATCTCCATGTGAAATTTGCTGCCGTTATGCAGCATCCGGTGAGAGACGCACTCTTTCTGCAGCGCGTGGAAAAACAAGTCTAATTCCCCCCCCCTGTATTTCATCAACTGAGTGAattctcctctcttcagcctaAAGGTGATGCTGCCCCACGTGTAACCAAATTCCTGTCTCTGGATAAATGTTTGCCCCATAGGGAGTTCTTACAGGTGAGAGTTCTGTTCTTGAATTTACAGAGATCAAGtagatttaaaatgaaaggGCGATAGTTTGAAGCAATGACTTTGGTTACAGATTGTGGATGTTCAAGAGAGACCGGGTTCGTCCGAGGGTCTTGAGTATGATCCGGAGTGGCTTGCTATTCTGAAGGCCACAAACAGTCTGCAGAGGACCACCCTTCACCACTGGAACCCCCCTGAGAATAATGGCCTGCATGAACGGTACATAGATAATCAAGACATACAGTTGTGCTTACAGTTTTGATCCGTGCTGTGTTTTACGATGTGGACCTTCTCTCTCCACCAGGTGGGACTTCAGAGCTTCAGAAGCAGCTATGATGAAGGTGATGGAGGATCTCAGCGGTGACCTCGCCATTCCAGACAACTTTAGCCGGACTGTGCCGGCCTACGACCCCAACAAGCCCCAGTACCACGCCCCCCCCagctacaacaccaacccccAGACGACCGAGCTCTGTGCCACGTTGGGTCTCACGGACCTCTACGCCCAGGATGGGCAGGTAGGTGAGGTGGGGAAGTTTCAGGGCAGCActggaggggaggaggatgatgaagacgGGAATAGTGTGGGAAGCGCAGACGAGCCGAGCGAGTATCCAACCGACACCTCGGGATTGTCCAGCTCCTGTAATCCTGATGAGATCACCATAGAGGATgaatgggaggaagaggaggaggaggaggaggagaacgggTCGAAAGTGGCAGCAAAGGGAGACGAGCTCTCTGACGTCCACACCCCCGCCCGTATGGTTCTGCCAGAGCCAAAATCCAAAGTGTCACCCAATAACCTGTCCGACTTAATGAAGCTGCCACCTCCCTCCCACTCGACCCCAGCTGCAGCTCGCTCTCACTCTGGATCAGAAAGCGAAGGACTGtgcgagggggggggagaggacgACTCCGCCGCTCGGATCTTAAAACGTACGAGCGACGAAGCTGTCAATCCTGGCAGCCGAGGCACGACCCCCATGATCAAACGCAGGAACCAGGTCATCTACGCTGCAGTGGAGGACGAGGAGTGTGAGGACtagtgtgtcagggtgagaggACGCAGAAGGTGAGGACTCCTTCCACACAACATCTGTCCCAGAACGAACAATTCTCCGTTAGTTTGTAATGATTTGTAAAACCTGACATGTATTTACTGCTTGTTTTTTATAGAGCTTCCAACATGAACTATACAAAGTAGAGTTATGGAAGCATAATTGGGACAAAAATTGAGCAACAGAAGTCTCCTCAGCCACAAAACAGCTGCTAATAAGTGTTTtctacagattttttttaaaagtgtaagCTCCTTTTTGTTTAACCACAAACAGCCGCTATATCGCTCAGTGTAAAATCTGAAACAGACGATAAAGCAGCTTTTTCTGTAGGAATCCTTTACGTAATGTCGTCAGATACTTTGAACAATTTGAATTTGTCAGTGGCAAAAATTAGAATTGCctcattttattaatttgcatCAGCTGTTCCGTGGTTGTCCGGTGTCACATTCTTGCTCAATCTTTAagatttttgtccttttcaatCATTTACACccaaaaacatgagaaaactAATCTCAGGTTCAAATTTCGATGGTTTATGGAAATGCCgttgaaatgtaaattgtaaatgACAAAAGTTAGTTTCTGCACGTAGTTTCTACAGAAGGGCAATTACAGCCGTgaaattctttatttgtttCAATGCGATCgcctttttatacattttaatcagACCAAGAAAATTTTAGAGAACAGATttttgattttctgtgtttaatttttttatattttgtaactTCCAAGTCAACAGCAATGATTAAAGAGgctgtgaaattaaaatatttcttttaaagtgAATAAATGCCGTCGTACAgtctttaaaatcatttcacacATCTGAAGAAAAGCATCCTGCAAAGTGCCGTTCACAGCTTTATTGAACACTTTACATACTGTAGGTGCAGATGAGAAATCGAGTCTTGTTTTTAACGACTTGTCATAATTGCACAGAACACTGAACGTACTTGTGATCGCTGGAGAATGAACAGAtgtatttattgtgtgtaaTGAGCTGATGAGCGCTTAGTGTCTTTGGAGGGACAAActaattttatctttttaatatttgtttcctTCAATTTTTGAGACTTTTAATTAGTTTGccatatttttttaagttttagaATTTGCATGACTTTGACAATAAAGCGGAACAAAACCCATTTTTCCTGAACACCAGTATTTGTTTAAATCAGATTCATAACATCTATTAGTCCTTCAGACGATACACTCCAGGTTCACAAGTGTGCTCTAAAGCCAACGTACACTTCCATTAGAATTAAGACAATAATATACAACATACAGTGTATTCAACGAGATCTTTACATCCATACAAAAAGCCGTTACAGTAGAGCCTGATGACAGGGTGCCGGGTTATTGGTTTATGATACGAGCCGATGGTGGAGATGGTTTTTCCTGCACTTTGCCTACAAAGCTCCACGCGTAAAGAAACAGGattcacagagaaagaaaactggGAATAGGcacttctgttttttgtttttcttgtgtatGTGCGTTTTTAATCTTCTACgtctttcttcattttcttcagCCAAGCTTTAAGACAGcaaccacgcacacacactctgttttaAAGAGCATTGTATTAAGTTAAGTGAATCAGTTCAACTATGGAGGaaaagagacagatgaagaacagaggaaactAGATGTGCAGATTTTCTCCTACAGGAcgttttcttcttgtttctgcttttaattCCGTCCTGAAATCTTCCAGGACACCAGATATTTTATTTAGTCTCAGATGGACTTACACTAACTGTCATAATTGAGATTTAATACTTTATTCAGACCAGGAACTTTAAGCGTTTgatggtttctctctctgctacAGACACATCATTAGTCACAGCTTTCGGTTTCCTGCTCGTACATAATAAAAGTCCCGTGACTTCCTACACTCACTCAAGTTTATATTGTTGCTGTTTATATTGTTTCTAAGAGCTGCGGCCTGCGATGA encodes the following:
- the dbr1 gene encoding lariat debranching enzyme, with product MKIAVEGCCHGELDKIYETIAYLEKKEGVTVDLLLCCGDFQAVRNEGDMKCMAVPAKYRTMQTFYKYYSGEKKAPVLTIFIGGNHEASNHMQELSYGGWVAPNIYYLGYAGVIRYRGIRIGGLSGIFKSRDYRKGHHEFPPYNPDTLRSVYHIRNIEVFRLKQIQMPMDIFLSHDWPRGIYYYGSVGELLRKKKFLRQEVESNTLGSPAAEELMSHLQPNYWFSAHLHVKFAAVMQHPPKGDAAPRVTKFLSLDKCLPHREFLQIVDVQERPGSSEGLEYDPEWLAILKATNSLQRTTLHHWNPPENNGLHERWDFRASEAAMMKVMEDLSGDLAIPDNFSRTVPAYDPNKPQYHAPPSYNTNPQTTELCATLGLTDLYAQDGQVGEVGKFQGSTGGEEDDEDGNSVGSADEPSEYPTDTSGLSSSCNPDEITIEDEWEEEEEEEEENGSKVAAKGDELSDVHTPARMVLPEPKSKVSPNNLSDLMKLPPPSHSTPAAARSHSGSESEGLCEGGGEDDSAARILKRTSDEAVNPGSRGTTPMIKRRNQVIYAAVEDEECED
- the armc8 gene encoding armadillo repeat-containing protein 8 isoform X1; this encodes MACLLEAPLRISVLSEVTATSRHYVDRLFDPDPQKVLQGVIDMKNAVIGNNKQKANLIVLGAVPRLLYLLQQSSSSLELRTECAVVLGSLAMGTENNIKSLVDCHIIPALLQGLLCPDLIFIEACLRCLRTVFISPVTPVQLLYTDPTVIPHLMSLLSRSQRTQEYITQIFSHCCKTPEHQTVLFNHGAIQNIAPLLISPSYKVRMQALKCFSVLAYENTQVSMTLVNVLVDGELLSQVFVRMMQRDQPIEMQLTAAKCLTYMCRAGAIRTDDSCIVLKTLPCLVRMCSKEHLLEERVEGAETLAYLMEPDVELQRIASTTDHLVAMLADYFKYPSSVSAITDIKRLDHDLKHAHELRQAAFKLYASLGSNDEDIRKKITETENMMDRIVSGLSESSIKVRLAAVRCLHSLSRSVQQLRTSFHDHAVWKPLMKLLQNAPDEVLVMASSTLCNLLLEFSPSKEPILESGVIELLCSLTQSDSPALRVNGIWALMNMAFQADQKVKVEIVRCLGTEQLFRLLSDPDTNVLMKTLGLLRNLLSTRPHIDQIMSSHGKQIMQAVTLILEAEHSIEVKEQTLCILANIADGNTAKDIIMTNDDMLQKIKYYMGHSNVKLQLAATFCISNLIWNEEDGKGSGSQGSQERQDKLREMGFVDILHKLTQAPDSNLSDRAKTAMQQYLA
- the armc8 gene encoding armadillo repeat-containing protein 8 isoform X2 yields the protein MACLLEAPLRISVLSEVTATSRHYVDRLFDPDPQKVLQGVIDMKNAVIGNNKQKANLIVLGAVPRLLYLLQQSSSSLELRTECAVVLGSLAMGTENNIKSLVDCHIIPALLQGLLCPDLIFIEACLRCLRTVFISPVTPVQLLYTDPTVIPHLMSLLSRSQRTQEYITQIFSHCCKTPEHQTVLFNHGAIQNIAPLLISPSYKVRMQALKCFSVLAYENTQVSMTLVNVLVDGELLSQVFVRMMQRDQPIEMQLTAAKCLTYMCRAGAIRTDDSCIVLKTLPCLVRMCSKEHLLEERVEGAETLAYLMEPDVELQRIASTTDHLVAMLADYFKYPSSVSAITDIKRLDHDLKHAHELRQAAFKLYASLGSNDEDIRKKITETENMMDRIVSGLSESSIKVRLAAVRCLHSLSRSVQQLRTSFHDHAVWKPLMKLLQNAPDEVLVMASSTLCNLLLEFSPSKEPILESGVIELLCSLTQSDSPALRVNGIWALMNMAFQADQKVKVEIVRCLGTEQLFRLLSDPDTNVLMKTLGLLRNLLSTRPHIDQIMSSHGKQIMQAVTLILEAEHSIEVKEQTLCILANIADGNTAKDIIMTNDDMLQKIKYYMGHSNVKLQLAATFCISNLIWNEEDGSQERQDKLREMGFVDILHKLTQAPDSNLSDRAKTAMQQYLA